The nucleotide window CCCCAGTTTGTCGAACGCCCCCATCGACCAGCCCAACTCCATTATTCCGCCCAACACGCCCGGCTCACCACAACCGCCGATGCGGTAACTTTGCGGCGTGACTACCTCGCTAACCGAACTTATCCGCGCCGAGCTGACCGAGGCGCAGGCCGTGCTGGACCGTTTTGTGCAGAACCCGGCCAACCTGGCTGCCATTGAGCAGGCAGCCCGCCTTATGGCTGACAGCCTACAGAAGGGCGGCAAAATCCTGACCTGCGGCAACGGCGGCTCCCTCTGCGACGCCCAGCACTTTGCCGAAGAACTAACCGGCCGCTACCGCCAGAACCGCCGCGCCCTGGCCGCCATTGCCCTTACCGAAGCCTCGCACATGAGTTGCGTGGCCAACGACTTTGGCTACGACCACGTGTTCAGCCGCTACGTCGAAGCCCTGGGCCGCCCCGGCGACGTGCTATTGGCCATCAGCACCAGCGGCAATTCGCCGAACATCCTGCTTGCCGCCCAGGCGGCCCGCGCCGCCGGTATGCAGGTGGTGAGCCTTACGGGCAAGGACGGCGGCCAGCTGGCTGGCCTCAGCGACGTGGAAATCCGCCCCCCGCACACTGGCTACGCCGACCGGATTCAGGAAATCCACATCAAGGCTATTCACATCATGATTATGCTAATTGAGCAGCTGGTGAACGAGTAAATCCTGTTTCCGCCATCCTGCGCCTTGCAAAGGGCCTTATTTCGTTGGAAAGAGTCGTTGATACGTTCTCTTCTCCAGCGTGATAAGGCCTTTTGCGTGAGTGGAGAGTGGATGGCAGTTTCTTTTCGCGGGTTCCGTATCTTCCCTCCGCTTCCTTTATACCCTACCTATTTATGCTGACGAAAACCTTCGGCTCAGCCGTGCAGGGCGTTAATGCCTATACTATTACTATTGAAGTAGTAGTGTCACAGGGCACCAATTTCTACGTGGTGGGCTTGCCCGACAATGCCATCAAGGAAAGCCAGCAGCGGGTGGAAGCGGCTCTGAAGTTCCGGGGCTACCGGATGCCGCGCACCAAGGTGGTGGTGAACATGGCCCCTGCAGACATCCGCAAGGAAGGTTCCTCGTATGACCTGCCTATTGCGCTGGGCATTCTGCACGCTTCGCAGCAGCTGGCCACCGAGCGGCTGCCGGAATACATCATCATGGGCGAGCTGGCGCTGGATGGGGAGTTGC belongs to Hymenobacter sp. J193 and includes:
- the lpcA gene encoding D-sedoheptulose 7-phosphate isomerase; translated protein: MTTSLTELIRAELTEAQAVLDRFVQNPANLAAIEQAARLMADSLQKGGKILTCGNGGSLCDAQHFAEELTGRYRQNRRALAAIALTEASHMSCVANDFGYDHVFSRYVEALGRPGDVLLAISTSGNSPNILLAAQAARAAGMQVVSLTGKDGGQLAGLSDVEIRPPHTGYADRIQEIHIKAIHIMIMLIEQLVNE